The following nucleotide sequence is from Gymnodinialimonas phycosphaerae.
GTGGATGGAGATGTTGAGGCCGGGGAATTCCCTCGTCAGTCGTTCAGACACACGGGCAGCGGGGCCCGCGACGTGGTTGTCCATCGTGATGATGACGAACCGGTAGCCCGGGATATGATCACCATCACCGCGCATAATGGGCCTTGGCCTCATAAAGGGTATCAAGCGAGATCTCTTGCAGGCCCTGCTCCGTCGCGAACTTCTCGGTATTCCGCCGCGCCTTGCCGCGCACGAAGAACGGAATCTTCTTCAACTCCCGCTCTGCATCGGCGAGCCAGACCATGACATCCGAGCCTGAGGATTGAGCCTCCGTCTGAGCCTGAGACGCGACCTCCTCGTTCCCCGTTCCGGAAATATCCCGGGGGGTCTGGGGGGCTGGCCCCCCATGTGTAACCGCGGTCTGGGGGGCTGGCCCCCCATTTTCCGAGGGTTTCGGCGCGTGCCCGCCGTGGTGGCTTGGCCCGGCCTCATCATGAAACTCGAAATCCTCCCGAAACATCGCCAGCAGGTGCTCTTCAAGTCCCATCACCAGCGGGTGGATCCAGGTATCGAAAATGACGTTCGCGCCTTCCCAGCCCATCTGGGGGGAGTAGCGCGCCGGAAAATCCTGCACGTGGACCGGCGCAGAGATCACGGCGCAGGGGATGCCAAGGCGCTTGCCGATGTGACGTTCCATCTGGGTGCCGAGGATCATCTCGGGCGAGGCATCCTCGATGGCCTTTTCGACCTCCAGATAGTCGTCGGTGATCAGAGGGGTGACGCCAAAATCTTTCGCAAGATCCCGGATGGAGCGGGCGAATTCGCGATTGTAGCAACCCAGCCCCACGACCTCGAACCCCATCTCATCGCGGGCGATGCGGGCGGCGGCCTTCACGTGCGTCGCGTCACCAAACAGGAACACGCGCTTGCCGGTCAAATAGGTGCTATCGACGGACTTGGACCACCAAGGCTGGCGCAGGCGGGAGAGGTCTTTGCGAGGCTCTACACCACAGATTTGAGCCACTTCCGCGATGAATTCGTGCGTGGCGGCGACGCCGATGGGTACGGTCTTGGTGTAGGGCTGGCCACAGGTGCGTTCCAGGTGGCGGGCGGCGGTTTCTGCATGTTCGGGGTACATCAGGATATTGGCGTGGGCGGCGCCCAGCTGCGTGATGTCCATGGGTGTGGCGTCGAAGGGCGCCACGACGTTCACGCCGATCCCCATCTCGTAGAGGAGGCCTTTGATTTCTTCGATGTCGTCGCGGTGGCGGAAGCCCAGGGCGAGGGGGCCGAGGATATTGACCGTGACCTCGGGCGTACGGTCCATCGGGCGGGCGAGGGCTTTTACTATCTGGTAGAACGTCTCGTCCGAGCCGAAGTTTTCCTTACGCTGGTAAGAGGGCAGTTCCAGCGGGATGACCGGGACGGGGATGTCCATCGTCTCGGCCAGGCCCCCGGGGTCGTCCTGGATCAGCTCGGCGGTGCAGGACGCGCCGACGATGATCGCTTGCGGCTTGAAGCGGTCATAGGCGTCCTGGCAGGTTTGCTTGAAGATGCCGGCGGTATCCTCACCCAGGTCACGGCCTTCGAAGGTCGTGTAGGTGACGGGGGGGCGGTGGTCGCGCCGCTCGATCATGGTGAACAGCAGGTCCGCATAGGTGTCGCCCTGGGGGGCGTGCAGGACGTAGTGCAGGCCGCGCATAGCGGTCGCGACGCGCATGGCGCCGACGTGGGGCGGGCCCTCATATGTCCAGACGGTGAGCTTCATGAACGGCTCTTCCGAAGGAAGATGCCGCGCGCGAGGCAGCGTGTTTCGCAGAAACGCGCGTTCGCGCCCATTGGCCATTCCGGGTGCAACTTCATTCGGCGGCCTCCAGCTTCAGGAGGGCACGGCGGCGGATGGGGC
It contains:
- the bchB gene encoding ferredoxin:protochlorophyllide reductase (ATP-dependent) subunit B yields the protein MKLTVWTYEGPPHVGAMRVATAMRGLHYVLHAPQGDTYADLLFTMIERRDHRPPVTYTTFEGRDLGEDTAGIFKQTCQDAYDRFKPQAIIVGASCTAELIQDDPGGLAETMDIPVPVIPLELPSYQRKENFGSDETFYQIVKALARPMDRTPEVTVNILGPLALGFRHRDDIEEIKGLLYEMGIGVNVVAPFDATPMDITQLGAAHANILMYPEHAETAARHLERTCGQPYTKTVPIGVAATHEFIAEVAQICGVEPRKDLSRLRQPWWSKSVDSTYLTGKRVFLFGDATHVKAAARIARDEMGFEVVGLGCYNREFARSIRDLAKDFGVTPLITDDYLEVEKAIEDASPEMILGTQMERHIGKRLGIPCAVISAPVHVQDFPARYSPQMGWEGANVIFDTWIHPLVMGLEEHLLAMFREDFEFHDEAGPSHHGGHAPKPSENGGPAPQTAVTHGGPAPQTPRDISGTGNEEVASQAQTEAQSSGSDVMVWLADAERELKKIPFFVRGKARRNTEKFATEQGLQEISLDTLYEAKAHYAR